One part of the Solanum dulcamara chromosome 8, daSolDulc1.2, whole genome shotgun sequence genome encodes these proteins:
- the LOC129899795 gene encoding uncharacterized protein At4g02000-like, whose amino-acid sequence MEDEITDRLNKFILTEEEKDSIEIDVQDIMSSMKNCEVSLLGKVIADKQVSVLGVKNTMMLVWGNPIGLKVLLVGKNLFQFVFRHKEDVKKVLYGTSWLYSKYLINIHQWQPTLQANSHIFNMCELWLQVWNIPLHWISIEVGSKIRHALGGTSDVVIPENGSKEGRHMRIKVLMSINRPLLRGKLIKMGSKEKWVEFRYENLPYVCYYYGILGHTEKS is encoded by the coding sequence ATGGAGGACGAAATTACAGATAGACTCAACAAGTTCATTCTTACGGAGGAGGAAAAAGATTCTATTGAGATTGATGTTCAAGATATCATGTCAAGTATGAAAAATTGTGAAGTAAGTCTTCTCGGAAAGGTTATTGCAGACAAGCAAGTCAGTGTGTTAGGTGTTAAAAACACAATGATGCTTGTTTGGGGGAACCCTATTGGACTGAAAGTTTTACTGGTAGGCAAGAATCTCTTTCAATTTGTTTTCCGTCACAAAGAAGATGTGAAGAAGGTGTTGTATGGAACGTCGTGGCTTTATAGTAAATACTTGATCAACATACATCAATGGCAACCAACACTCCAGGCTAACTCTCATATCTTTAACATGTGTGAGTTATGGCTTCAAGTCTGGAATATACCACTACACTGGATATCCATTGAAGTAGGAAGTAAAATCAGACATGCTCTCGGAGGGACATCTGATGTCGTGATACCGGAAAATGGAAGCAAGGAGGGTAGACACATGCGCATAAAGGTTCTAATGAGTATTAACAGACCTCTACTGCGTGGAAAATTAATAAAGATGGGCTCGAAGGAAAAATGGGTGGAATTTCGATATGAAAATCTGCCATATGTTTGCTACTATTATGGAATACTAGGACATACAGAAAAATCTTGA
- the LOC129900643 gene encoding 40S ribosomal protein S23 — MGKTRGMGAGRKLKSHRRRQRWADKSYKKSHLGNEWKKPFAGSSHAKGIVLEKIGIEAKQPNSAIRKCARVQLIKNGKKIAAFVPNDGCLNYIEENDEVLIAGFGRKGHAVGDIPGVRFKVVKVSGVSLLALFKEKKEKPRS, encoded by the exons GAAGACACGTGGAATGGGAGCTGGTCGTAAACTGAAGTCCCACCGTCGGAGGCAGAGGTGGGCCGACAAGTCttacaagaaatctcatcttggtaATGAATGGAAAAAGCCATTTGCAGGATCATCTCATGCCAAGGGGATTGTTCTTGAGAAAAT CGGTATTGAAGCTAAGCAGCCTAACTCTGCCATTAGAAAGTGTGCTAGAGTTCAATTGATAAAGAATGGGAAGAAGATAGCTGCTTTTGTACCCAATGATGGTTGTTTGAATTACATTGAAGAGAAT GATGAGGTGTTGATCGCCGGATTTGGTCGTAAAGGGCATGCTGTGGGAGATATTCCTGGTGTTAGGTTCAAGGTTGTGAAGGTGTCTGGTGTGTCACTTTTGGCTCTCTtcaaagagaagaaagagaagcCCAGATCTTAA